ttttgtttttctttttatttattacctAATTATTCACTTTACTAtcattaaaaatatatcatataaattttaaaaaatttagccaCCAACCGTCCACTAATTTATGATATGGTAAATTTTCCATCTTACTCCATTTAATTACCTTTCtttagctatttgacacctttaattAATAGAAACTTAATTTTGCaactcttacaatttagtcctttttaattacttaactagttaaacattaaaatttcttaacaaaactttaatataatcttaataacgctccataaatatttaataaaatatttacgactcggtttatagaaatgaggtcccgatacctcattttctaaaaccacttaactttagggtcataccacttaaacctaattattcattcaaatggCATCAAttgccaattcaaaatttattttaataccatatttgactcgtaaatattaaataataatatttacaaacttattcGTCAGATTTGTgtccccgaaaccactatttttgatacCACTGAAAAATAAGCTGTTACAGCAATACTGGTTCAAAACGGCCTAAAGAAGGTTGTTATAGGGCAAAAGCCTGCAGATTTGGATAAGTCGAAATGGAATGAGCTTGATGAGAAGGCTCTATCTATAATTCAGTTGTGCCTTATGAACAATGCTTTGTAGGAGGTGATTATGGAGAAAGCGAAATCCACATTATGGAAGaagttagaaactctttacatgACAAAGTCTTTGGCTAATCGATTGGTGTTGAAACATCACCTATACATATTCCGTATGGCCGAAGGTGCGTCCAACAGTTCTAACATCATTGAATTCATTACTCTCTTGAATGATCTGAAGAATGTCAaggctaatatagatgatgaatATTAGGCTGTGTTGTTATTGTCCTTTTTACCCACCTTCATATAAGACTTTTAGAGAGAGCTTGATTTATGATAGAGATAAACTCATGTTTGAGGACGTGAAGGGAACTTGTTGAGCAAAGACAAACTTGATAATGAGTTAGGTTCGAATAGAAAGTTAAACGTGAAGCCTCGATTTTGGTTGTCAGAAACAAATCGAAGTTGAGGAATTGAGATAAGACATGTAGCTACTataagaagttaggtcacattAAGGCAGAATGTTATAAGATGCGAATAAGAACAATAAAGTGTTGAGAGCAATGAGAAATAAAAGCAAGCTGATACTTGTGTGACCTAGGACAAGGGTGATAATTGGTTGCTGGTGTCTATGATCGAAAGGTctaagcttacgtctgagtggatcttGGATTCGGGGTGTTcttaccatatgtgtcccaaTAGGACTGGTTCTCCACATGTAGTCCAATTGAAGGTTGTAGTTGTATTCATGGGGAACAATTCACCCTGTAAGATAATCGATAGTGGTACCGTTCAGATTAGGTTGCACGATGGGACTATCATGACACTGTCAGGTGTCAGACATGTGCCTGATTTAAAGAAAAACTCATCTCTTTAGGTATGTTAAACTCGAACAATTGTAGAATCACCATCAAGCCAAGCACtattaagatatctcatggagctctcgttttgaTAAAAGGTCAGTAAATCGACAGTCTGTATATTCTGTAGGTTTCAACAGTGATTGGTGCAATAACAATTTCCTTGTCTATTACGGAGTTGGAGTCAACTCAGTTGTGGTATATAAGACTTGGACATATGAGTAAGAAAGGTATGACCATTTTGAATAAGAGTCTTCCAGTTTCCAAGTTCAAGCACCGTTTAGACTTGGTTAGTATCTTGCAAAGATCGAGTTAGGCCAATGGCGGGGCCCGAAAAAGAATACATGTTAAAATACGAGTCAATATGGAGATTTGTGGAGTGTGCCTCACATTTGTGGACATTTTGGAGGCACTTTACACGACCAGAACCAAAGCAGAGTGGAAGTCCTAACGAAGAAGCACAGGACGTCACGACGACACGACGACGATGTCCCAAAGAGAAAGCATGTGACGTCATAATAGCTCGACGTATTCTTCAAGCAACATAGTCACATTTTTACAACCAAGCAGGGCTCTTTCTTCCATTAAAACTTTGATTACTCCAAAGAAGTTTTAGTCAAATTAATCCTCTacttttagcctataaataaagTCATTGTAATTCTAATAGACGAGATCATAACACAACATTAGAGAGAAAATCAAGAGAGAGCTTTAAGGGAATTTTGTGTTTTAGCCAAAGAGCTTTGTATTCAGGGTTAGGGTTTGTTTTAAATTTCTCCATCTTGTAATCTTTGTTTGTTTTCTCATTAGTAAATTCtcctttgcccgtgatttttatCCTCTTCATTGGAGGATTTTTTTCGCATAAATTTGTGTGCCTAATTttctctattccttctttctCATTGTTTAtacgggtcgatccccaacaattATATTTGCTGTTATACCAATTTAGGAAATGGCACATCATCACTCCTTTTAATCACTTAACAGTCCAGTGACtaaaaaaacaatttcaaaaacgttaatgactaaattgtaagatttttagttaagtgaccaaaataaaaacttataaatagttgggtgactactgTTGTAGTTGacccaaattttaaaatgttaatagCTTTACCATGACAAGCtaacttttaaggtaaactacACCTAAGGTCACTAAAGTAatagtaaatttacgttttggttactcaacttcaaaaagttacaaattgatcactgaattattcgaaagttttcatttaagtcactaaattattcgaatatttttatataagtcACTCGACtgctaagttttttttaaataaaaagtataGCTAGCAAGCTCTAAACGATGATTCAATGATCAATGCGCTGGTTCGATACCCAATGACAAGTTgaagaacatatcttagatccaaTTTGATTTAATGGATAGTGTTAAAGATCGGAGAAGAAagctatttaaattttgattcgtAAATTCGTAATGTTCAAaattgttttaagaaaaaaaattaaactataaaagagaatggaaaagagGGCTTTGATTGTTGTAGATGATGAACAAATAAGCtcatacaacaacgattttaacatccaatgacttaatgaaaatttgtgaATAGTTCATATTTTAGTAacaattttgtaatattttgaagttGATggatcaaaatataaacttattgatagtttagtaattttgaatgtaattaacctaaacttttatttattattatatttactattataattttaaaatatttactaaGCCAAGCGTCAAGTTTATGTCATGCATGACAATTGACATATGGCAGCTACAACTTGAAATAAAACTTATAACTACGCTCCATCTACCCTTTCGTTTTTTATCTCTCTTGGctatatctttttcttttctccacttttcattttctttctattCAAACATGACCTCCTTATCCATAACAACAACAGCAACAACCCCTTTCACTTTCCCCTTCCATTGTTTCTTTGATAAACACTATTTCCCCATTACTAAAAGAATTCAATTAAAGCTTTCCCGGGGAGGTACTATTGAATCAAACAAATTCTCAGGTAAATCGGGTTTGAACAAGTTATTCGTTGCTTCGTCTTGTTTAACGAAGATTCAAACACCTGTGGAAACTACGTATAAACAAGGAGTTTCCCACAAGGTTCAGTTTTTGGTTGCAGAATTCAAGTCTTTAACGGAACCAATCGATCGTGTAAAACGGCTGTTATATTACGCAGAGATGCTCGCTCCGTTTGACGAGTCGGCTCGGCTGCCTGAGAATCGAGTCAATGGTTGCACCGCCCAGGTGTGGCTCGATGCCGGGATAGACAAAAAAGGGAAGGTTTGGTTTCGAGCTGACAGTGATTCAGAGATAAGTAAAGGTTTTTGTTCGTGTCTAATATGGGTGATGGACGGTGCCGATCCTGAAGAGGTTGTCGGGGTGACAGCGGAAGAATTGGTGGAGCTGAACGTCGGAGTCCATGGGAAGGTCCAATCAAGAGTGAATACATGGCAAAATGTGTTGATTAGCATGCGAGATAAAACGGCGGCGCTGGTGGCAGAAAGGTACATGAAATGAACTCATCAGCTGAGGGCCTGATGCCGCCGCCATTTTCCTCATTGCTTGTCAGCTCTGATGGAATTTAGACAGGACATTTAGATTTTCTTTGGTTTCCCCCGTCTTTGGTAATTTCAGGATGGTTATAGGAAATTAAAGTAGTTTTTACTCATGATTTTTGTAGGTAAATTTTCTAGATTCGGTCAAATATTTGAGATAgatggaaaaaaatataattacaattcGCTCCTTAAACTAAAGAGAAATATTggttattacatttttttttaattttcacagAATAAACCATTAATCATGTTCCTGATTCGAAGTTGATCTTCTCAATAAAATTATCTTCTTAATAAAATTGTCTCAAGGTTTATTGATTATTACACATTGATAAACCTCAATATTAATTGATATAAATTAGTATTAATGAATGGTATCTAATCCTTTTGGTTGGTGGAAGTCcactcatttaaaaaaatttaatttaccaTTTGATTGTCAAattatattcatttttatattttggtatctaaaattttttgtctaaattaatacTTAAAGTATAGATATTATGTCTCAGTtatatgttttagtttatttttaacaaaagttaaaaagaaaatattacaGCCAAACATAAATCTCCACGTAGTGTctttatgtaaaaatatttttttattaaatgtatatacgtaataaaaatatataaaaattaaaaataaatatataaaaaaattcatgaaatatataaaatccaaaaaatataaaataaaattttacaaaaaatacgataaataaaaagaaattaattgaacttaataatattattttaaaaatattttaaattttttataaaattataaaattctaaaaaggaatttaaatttaagtttatttttgtaattacttgaaattttaatatattttttaatttttataaaatttataattataaaggATTTTTTATTTGCCAAAGTTGTGtaatgttttttttaacatttattataaaataaatttgaaaacaaaaaaattattttaataccaaattgagaaaaaaattataatacgaaaatgaaaaaatatatatttcaaaggTTTAATCGTCAATTAAGCCATTAGAAAAAGAAGCATTAAAACTGTCTTAGGAGTTCCTAAAACAGAGGGGGGTTTGTTGGCGGCAACATATATAACAAAACAGTTGAAAGAACAGAACAATCAAACCTGTGGTGGTTGGGTTGAGAATGGCGAAGGAGGAACTGAAACCAACCCGAACTACCATTCCCACAGGCTTACAAAAAATAAACAGGGAAAAAACTCTACCAGCAAACTACatagtaaaaattattaaaatattaactatttagcAGTTTGTAAAGGAAATATTTCgaaatgatatgatttatgggttgTCGGAATCTTATAATATATAGTTTTTAGAAATGAAATTGTGGGTCACTGACCAGTATCTTGGACAAATCtccaagatttttatttttatttgtttgaacAAATATGTAAAAGATGGAAAACGAATAACTCTtttcaacaaccaaattcaactttattatggatttttttaaaatttaaattataattattttatataactataattattatactttatattataaaatattaaaatgtttgatatttttattgtgCCATGTTTTATTTCGTGTTGTATTTATTTACTgttataagttttaaaatatttacaaagccaAGCGTCAAGTTTATGTCATGCATGACAATTGATATATGGCTGCAACACTTAACTCAAAGCTTGACTTTAAACCATTTCCAATTCAATGTATTCCCTGCAATCTTGAACACTAACTAACTCAAATACCTATTTATTAATATATCTATTACAATcataagtattaaaataataatccTAAATATCTAACCTATGTATCTTCATAAGTATTACaatcatattattaaaatttattaatagacATCGTTCCAATCCAATTTATTAACATGTCTATTTCAATCCAAAttcacctatttcatgttcatttatGCACTAATTTAAAACATGTCATACCATAACTTTAACATAAAacatatactcatatatataaccaaccaatattaacttataatcttatttaccatcaatccacaaaatagtTAACATTTAGACACACTAGGTATATGCCGACACAAAAAGGAataacatcaccacatttgagttcgggatcattgatggatgctgaatcggcgatcaaacttaagtacctaacctgcgcatggaaaacaaaaccgtacgctgagtataaactcagtggtatttctataatccgaataattAAAGGCaagatattataatatatatatttaatcacACAATAACATTAGGcattcaattcatcaattcataggGACATCATTCATAACATATTCAATTCTCATCACTTGCTATTTCAAATCTCATACTTGCTATACAAATAGTTTTTGACAATATGATACACAATTCATGTgtctcattttcatttcacattcattgtTTTCAAATACCAACTATagtatcatttcatttaattacccctattaacacgactcgaactccgacggatacacagatccaaccaaaacacaccaatttggtacccagtacctcatcggataattcgaagtaataaattgacacccagtgtctcatcggctaaactgaagtaaattggcacccaatgcctcatcgaatTAGTCCGAAGTAATAAATtaacacctagtgtctcatcaacTCAAAGTCGaaaaaatccctaaactcttccaatcctatggcatgccatctatatccaactcAACCCGATGcaattaatagggtttaatttcacatttcagatataatcaatatccaatactgatttttcatataatcacataatttcacatataatcatttcaattcaaaaatcaatccattcaatatatatatctaccaattccattcattcaatcaattatcaaaatatcaattacttacctcaacacttaccatatacattaaataaagATTACAACAATTTATAACTagtttcggattatagaaatacaaaccagaaatttcGAGCTATccctcgtcgactttatcttttccctttttagttgAAGATTCCGGCACaacgttagctacgaaattaaaaaaattaaaattcatcaatacaatacaattcaatttcacattgaaatatttcaatttttattcaacatttgcctaaattccaatttagtccctaaaccaagaCTAGCTTTATTTCTTCATAATTAATTCTATATtgtcattcaatttccactttaaactagatttaactctctaatttcacttaaatccttaaattttgaaattttcacaatttagtccctaatactcaaaatttataatttaatctacaattcaatctttttttcatttctaacttaaaaatctatcaatttaatccctaatactccAATTATTCAACATggacaacatttaaaaactcaataatttctaaaatttcaacataggtcgggtagtatttaataccgagatttcaaaaacataaaaataataagaaaaattgactaaattgactaaccaattaagcttgaaactttgaaacccttgatctttctcattttctttccttttttctttctttattcattcattctttatttgttttattataatataatataatataatataatataatataatataatataatataatataatatatatacttaaatcttAAGTAaatacattttattataatatatattaaattttacatattatgCCGCCTCATTTAAGAAAAATAGCATAATTGTCTCTTTagtctatttaatttttctttaatttataattcaactttcaacctatatgtaatttagtccttttacataattactcttaattcaagcaaattctcttaaccgaaacctaattaactacacaattaacttcgtaaatatttattagaaatatttatgagtccgaTTTACAGAAATGGAGTCTTGGAAATACATTTTCTGACATCGGTGGCTATTGGATCGTTACACTTTATTCTATCATATTACTAAAtggacatttaaaaataattataatatttaatttaaaattattagttaaaatgttaacataaaataaaagtttggataattatacattttaaagtaattagaatttaataaaaattttgataatcacacatttaaaaattataatttcttatgaatattttattattaagtgaatgtccatcaagatcaagatgaTTTTTGGTGTACTTTAAaatctaatagtcattagaattaGATATCTACTTCATCTATACTTcttaagcctataaatagagacttttgaGAAGTTTTGTAAATATTCCCATTGATCAGTAAAATAGGCTCTCTCTCTTGTGCTCtcctattttctttgttctttattttgtctatttattttataacatgttatcagcatgattctcttttaattgtttttctccataagtcacaattttttttcctttcaccaAGCCTTACCCCTTTCAAGCAGCAACCGATGCAATAGTCGATCACTCCAAATTTGCTGCTTAAGTTATTGTCGATTGCCTTCTAAAGCTACTACTATTTGAGTCTTCAATTGGGGCTTACACACTATTGGTAATTATTAtgcaaagaaatttatataatcctTACATGTGCTCGTGATAATAGCCAGGTTGATaacgatgatgttaaagattCTCATGTATATTTTACTatagtttatttattatatcatgtttattatactTGGAGACTACTCATGACAACAAATGTTTGTTCTAAAGTATTGGGGAAGTAcataggattttttttaatttgtgtgttttatttaattatttattccaGAAAAAAAATTTTCTTCTGTGTAGGAACTCCTCACTTTAGACGACACAACATTCTGGAGTTGAACCAGAAAGGGGGAGATAGCCCGACAAATCATGAGGACTTTTCACACCAAATTGGGTAGTCTCATTCCTTTATTTATATTTGGTGCACATTGGGGACAATGTGTCAAATAAAGTGAGGGGGTGACATagaattttgaaacttttttgttattttggtagatttttagtagtttaaatttttttatttttgtgtgctTTGTTTGTGCtcgagcttgtagaaatacaagtgattgattAGGACCTTGTTAATAAGATTTTgttaataaattgtaaatttagtttgataataattgattctacatttttaattttagactacttagttcaatttattacacTATGAATAGATTTAAAGTGCTAAGTATATCATATGATAATATAAATTGCATgcatgtttaattgaattataggttGTAGAAATTGATATACTTGGCTGATTTAGTCCAGGTATTGAATAACTTAGGGATGACTCAAGGCATTGTTTAGAAGACAATTTTTTGAGTCAAAAAGTTATCTCGTAAATGTTTTCCCTAGTACCTATTTTGAGCCTTAATCAATTTTATTGATGAACTCGGAATGAAACCTTAAGCTCATTGTATTTTCTATTTGATCTTTTATTTCTTAGTCGTTGCATGGATTTAGACACCTGACTATTGATATTGAGGGATTAGGTAGATACATCTTGgtggttttgaaaaaaaataaaaaaaaaatgaatgaactAAGGAATTGTATAGTATAGTGAGTATAAGATTTTGAGCTtgtataaaaataaggaaaaatgtCAATTAAAAAATctagatgaaaaaaaatatgaataaaagctcacatttgtttgaaaaatatatatattacaagctCGGATAATTGTACTCATGAATACTTTATGATGCCTTAGTaaatggagaaataaggaaggtgaggGAAGTGGATATAAGGTGGTGAGCTACATGTACAAGTGGGGGAGTATCGGGGACAATATAATGTGTCAAACTACTTCGTGCTTAGCCATTTTGTCGAGCTTGTTCTTTGAATTCCAAACAACCTAAGCCACAGAATGTTACAAGATGAAAAGTTCTATGTGACTTTTGTAGTACCttatatagatgatattttgccAAGTTTTGACATTTTGACCACATATATTCACTTGAAcataattgtatatttatatttttttatggaaacctatacttaatattcttttatttgtttgttttgtaATATATTGAACTAACCCGTCTAATTTTAGAAGTTGTAAGTCAATTGTATATCATGCTAGagttatatgtttatttacaCTATCTTGTTTCAA
The genomic region above belongs to Gossypium hirsutum isolate 1008001.06 chromosome D05, Gossypium_hirsutum_v2.1, whole genome shotgun sequence and contains:
- the LOC107903678 gene encoding sufE-like protein 2, chloroplastic, which gives rise to MTSLSITTTATTPFTFPFHCFFDKHYFPITKRIQLKLSRGGTIESNKFSGKSGLNKLFVASSCLTKIQTPVETTYKQGVSHKVQFLVAEFKSLTEPIDRVKRLLYYAEMLAPFDESARLPENRVNGCTAQVWLDAGIDKKGKVWFRADSDSEISKGFCSCLIWVMDGADPEEVVGVTAEELVELNVGVHGKVQSRVNTWQNVLISMRDKTAALVAERYMK